A single genomic interval of Streptomyces sp. BA2 harbors:
- a CDS encoding YigZ family protein: MHDEYRTVAREAVHETEINRSRFLCALAPAATEEEAQDFVARIRKEHPSASHNCFAYVIGADAGVQKASDDGEPGGTAGVPMLQMLLRRDMRYVVAVVTRYYGGVKLGAGGLIRAYGGAVGEALDAVGTLTRRRFRLATVTVDHQRAGKIQNDLRSAGREVRDVRYGDAVTIEIGLPDADVEAFTAWLADATAGSAVFELGGEAYGDL, from the coding sequence ATGCACGACGAGTACCGCACAGTGGCCCGCGAGGCCGTGCACGAGACCGAGATCAACCGCTCGCGCTTCCTGTGCGCCCTCGCGCCCGCCGCCACCGAGGAGGAGGCGCAGGACTTCGTCGCGCGCATCCGCAAGGAACACCCGTCCGCCTCGCACAACTGCTTCGCGTACGTCATCGGGGCCGACGCGGGGGTGCAGAAGGCGAGCGACGACGGGGAGCCCGGCGGGACCGCCGGTGTGCCGATGCTCCAGATGCTGCTGCGCCGCGACATGCGGTACGTCGTGGCCGTCGTGACCCGCTACTACGGCGGGGTCAAGCTCGGCGCCGGCGGGCTGATCAGGGCCTACGGAGGAGCGGTCGGCGAGGCGCTCGACGCGGTCGGCACGCTGACCCGCAGACGCTTCAGGCTCGCCACCGTCACGGTCGACCACCAGCGCGCGGGCAAGATCCAGAACGATCTGCGCTCGGCGGGGCGCGAGGTGCGCGACGTGCGGTACGGGGACGCGGTGACCATCGAGATCGGCCTGCCCGACGCCGATGTCGAGGCCTTCACGGCCTGGCTCGCGGACGCGACCGCGGGCAGCGCGGTCTTCGAGCTCGGGGGAGAGGCGTACGGGGACCTCTGA
- a CDS encoding 4'-phosphopantetheinyl transferase superfamily protein, with translation MLQSLLAAAPVTVVETREDPAELFLFPEEAEVVARAVDKRRSEFATVRQCARTALAGLGVPAGPILPGPKGAPRWPEGIVGSMTHCAGYRAAVVARASAVASVGIDAEPAAPLGDADVLRLVSDETERAALADLGSRHPHVPWDRLLFSAKEAVYKTWFPLTGRWLGFEEARVDLAPDGTFTAALLVPGPTVAGRELTGFRGDWLIRDGIAVTAIVLPLTPAPPGT, from the coding sequence GTGTTGCAGTCGCTGCTCGCCGCTGCGCCCGTCACCGTCGTGGAGACCCGCGAGGACCCGGCCGAGCTGTTCCTCTTTCCCGAGGAGGCGGAGGTCGTGGCGCGGGCCGTGGACAAGCGGCGCAGCGAGTTCGCCACGGTCCGGCAGTGCGCCCGCACCGCCCTGGCCGGGCTCGGCGTGCCGGCCGGGCCGATCCTGCCGGGGCCGAAGGGCGCGCCGCGCTGGCCCGAGGGCATCGTCGGCAGCATGACGCACTGCGCGGGCTACCGCGCCGCCGTCGTGGCCCGCGCCTCGGCGGTCGCCTCCGTCGGCATCGACGCGGAGCCGGCCGCTCCGCTCGGCGACGCCGACGTCCTGAGGCTGGTCTCGGACGAGACGGAGCGCGCGGCCCTCGCCGACCTTGGCAGCCGGCATCCGCACGTCCCCTGGGACCGGCTGCTCTTCAGCGCCAAGGAGGCCGTCTACAAGACGTGGTTCCCGCTCACGGGCCGCTGGCTCGGCTTCGAGGAGGCGCGGGTGGACCTGGCCCCGGACGGCACGTTCACCGCGGCGCTCCTCGTCCCCGGGCCGACGGTGGCGGGGCGCGAGCTGACAGGTTTCCGGGGCGACTGGCTGATACGTGACGGCATAGCGGTCACCGCCATCGTCCTGCCCCTCACGCCTGCCCCGCCCGGTACGTAG
- a CDS encoding amidohydrolase: MTEERNTMEGQASMADETVTRVFLGRVRTGSDVHADSTALAVRGGRVLALGDEARALGEVADEVVELGDGLLLSAFGDGHAHPLFGGLESFGPQIKDLTSVDAIVAEVGRWAEAHPDAEWIVGASYDPALAPDGEFDARWLDAAVAGRPVVLRACDYHTVWCNSEALRRAGVRDSTPDPRLGWIVRRPDGSPMGTLREWHACDLVLDQVPAREEAELVEAVRRAGLAYARAGITWVQDAWVEPEMVEAYLAAARQDALSVRVDLAQRADPDRWREQRKQFDAARARVTAEGGPLLSARTVKYFSDGVIEGGTAALLDPYLDAPHSCGMPVWEPRALAEAVCAFDADGFQTHIHAIGDAGVRAALDAVESAVRANPAWDRRPVITHVQLVAPADLPRFAALGVIANFEPLWAQPDPLQTDLSMPRIGAERSERQYPMGELARDGARLSFGSDWPVSSYEPLEGIQVAVTRRTFDGDPEGGWTPHQRLTVEQALAAATSGVAHQAGADDRLALVPGAPADLVRLSADPRTVDPMAIRHVRVLGTWLGGDPTYRAGQA; the protein is encoded by the coding sequence GTGACGGAGGAACGGAACACCATGGAGGGGCAGGCAAGCATGGCGGACGAGACGGTGACGCGGGTCTTCCTGGGGCGGGTGCGCACCGGAAGCGATGTCCACGCGGACAGCACGGCACTCGCCGTACGCGGCGGACGTGTCCTCGCGCTCGGGGACGAGGCCCGCGCGCTCGGGGAAGTCGCGGACGAGGTGGTCGAGTTGGGGGACGGGCTGCTCCTTTCCGCCTTCGGCGACGGCCACGCCCACCCCCTCTTCGGAGGGTTGGAGAGCTTCGGCCCGCAGATCAAGGACCTCACCTCGGTCGACGCGATCGTCGCGGAGGTCGGGCGGTGGGCCGAAGCACACCCGGACGCGGAGTGGATCGTCGGCGCGTCCTACGACCCCGCGCTCGCTCCCGACGGCGAGTTCGACGCCCGGTGGCTGGACGCCGCGGTCGCCGGGCGGCCCGTCGTGCTGCGGGCCTGCGACTACCACACGGTGTGGTGCAACTCGGAGGCGCTGCGCAGGGCCGGTGTGCGGGACTCGACGCCGGACCCGCGCCTCGGCTGGATCGTCCGGCGCCCCGACGGCTCCCCGATGGGCACCCTGCGCGAGTGGCACGCCTGCGACCTGGTGCTCGACCAGGTGCCCGCACGCGAGGAGGCCGAACTGGTCGAAGCCGTGCGTCGCGCGGGCCTGGCGTACGCGCGAGCGGGCATCACCTGGGTGCAGGACGCCTGGGTCGAGCCGGAGATGGTGGAGGCCTATCTCGCGGCGGCCAGGCAGGACGCGCTGAGTGTCCGCGTCGACCTGGCCCAGCGCGCCGACCCCGATCGCTGGCGCGAGCAGCGCAAGCAGTTCGACGCGGCACGTGCGCGCGTGACTGCCGAGGGCGGCCCGCTGCTGTCCGCGCGCACGGTGAAGTACTTCAGCGACGGCGTGATCGAGGGCGGTACGGCCGCCCTGCTCGACCCCTATCTGGACGCGCCGCACAGCTGCGGCATGCCCGTGTGGGAGCCGCGCGCGCTCGCCGAAGCGGTGTGCGCCTTCGACGCCGACGGCTTCCAGACGCACATCCACGCCATCGGCGACGCGGGCGTACGGGCCGCACTCGACGCGGTGGAGTCCGCGGTCCGCGCCAATCCGGCCTGGGACCGGCGGCCGGTGATCACCCATGTCCAGCTCGTCGCCCCCGCCGACCTGCCGCGGTTCGCCGCACTCGGCGTCATCGCCAACTTCGAGCCCCTGTGGGCACAGCCCGACCCGCTCCAGACCGACCTTTCGATGCCGCGGATCGGCGCGGAGCGGTCCGAACGGCAGTACCCGATGGGGGAGTTGGCGCGCGACGGGGCGCGACTCTCCTTCGGCAGCGACTGGCCCGTCAGCTCGTACGAGCCGCTTGAGGGCATCCAAGTCGCCGTCACCAGGCGCACGTTCGACGGTGATCCGGAGGGCGGCTGGACCCCGCACCAGCGGCTCACCGTGGAGCAGGCGCTCGCCGCGGCCACCAGCGGTGTCGCCCACCAGGCCGGCGCGGACGACCGCCTCGCGCTCGTGCCCGGCGCGCCCGCGGACCTGGTCAGGCTCTCCGCCGATCCGCGCACCGTGGACCCGATGGCCATCCGGCATGTGCGGGTGCTCGGCACGTGGCTCGGCGGGGACCCTACGTACCGGGCGGGGCAGGCGTGA
- a CDS encoding APC family permease → MTAPTSGSAKGLSGGAVGTGDLVFFVVAAAAPLTVMAGVAPLAIGMAGRAAPLGYLMSGLLLIVFAAGFTAMSRFVRNAGAFYAYIGRGLGRPAGAGSAYVALFSYNAIEVGLLVAFGWFTESGFEDLTGVRVAWWIWALAGLVAIGVLGYLKVTLSAKVLGVALVLEVLVLLFLEAGVLAHGGGPQGLDLGTLSPEHLGGSGVGGMFVLAVGAFVGFEATAIYAEEAREPERTVPRATYIAVAFLALFYTFTVWTIINAYGSDRAQAVADGEGGADMVFTATERFAGAWAADSMHVLIITSAFAATLAFHNGAARYFYALGREGLLPRRLAAVSPKTRAPATAVVTQSALALAVVAVTLVSGADPYTVTFLWSNGSGILGVMLMQAFAALAVYGFFRRDRRGMPAWRVVAAPLIACAGLAVLIALVCANLDLLTGASGSVNAALIAPLPVLFVAGVALALRIRQREPRAYERLTTVDAESV, encoded by the coding sequence GTGACCGCACCCACCTCCGGCTCCGCCAAGGGCCTGAGCGGCGGTGCCGTCGGCACCGGCGACCTCGTCTTCTTCGTCGTGGCCGCCGCCGCGCCGCTGACCGTGATGGCCGGAGTGGCCCCGCTGGCGATCGGCATGGCGGGTCGGGCGGCGCCCCTCGGCTACTTGATGTCAGGGCTGCTGCTCATCGTCTTCGCGGCCGGATTCACCGCGATGAGCCGCTTCGTCCGCAACGCCGGCGCCTTCTACGCCTACATCGGCCGCGGGCTCGGACGCCCCGCGGGAGCCGGGTCCGCGTACGTCGCGCTCTTCTCGTACAACGCCATCGAGGTCGGACTCCTTGTCGCCTTCGGCTGGTTCACCGAGTCAGGGTTCGAGGATCTGACCGGGGTCCGCGTGGCCTGGTGGATCTGGGCGCTCGCCGGGCTCGTCGCGATCGGTGTGCTCGGCTATCTGAAGGTCACGCTCAGCGCCAAGGTCCTCGGCGTCGCCCTGGTCCTCGAAGTCCTCGTGCTCCTATTCCTGGAGGCCGGAGTCCTCGCGCACGGCGGCGGGCCCCAGGGACTCGACCTCGGCACGCTCTCGCCGGAACACCTGGGCGGTTCGGGGGTGGGCGGCATGTTCGTGCTCGCCGTCGGCGCCTTCGTCGGGTTCGAGGCGACGGCCATCTACGCGGAGGAGGCGCGGGAGCCGGAGCGCACGGTGCCGCGGGCCACCTACATCGCCGTGGCGTTCCTCGCGCTCTTCTACACCTTCACGGTGTGGACGATCATCAACGCGTACGGATCAGACCGCGCCCAGGCCGTCGCCGACGGGGAGGGCGGCGCCGACATGGTCTTCACGGCGACCGAGCGGTTCGCGGGCGCCTGGGCCGCCGACTCCATGCACGTACTGATCATCACCAGCGCCTTCGCCGCGACCCTGGCCTTCCACAACGGCGCCGCCCGCTACTTCTACGCCCTGGGCCGCGAGGGGCTGTTACCGCGCCGTCTCGCCGCCGTGTCCCCGAAGACGCGGGCGCCCGCCACGGCGGTCGTGACGCAGTCGGCCCTCGCACTGGCCGTGGTCGCAGTGACCCTCGTGAGCGGCGCCGATCCGTACACCGTCACCTTCCTGTGGAGCAACGGCTCCGGCATCCTCGGCGTGATGCTGATGCAGGCGTTCGCCGCGCTCGCGGTGTACGGCTTCTTCCGGCGCGACCGCAGGGGCATGCCCGCCTGGCGGGTGGTAGCGGCACCGCTGATCGCCTGTGCGGGCCTCGCGGTGCTGATCGCGCTGGTGTGCGCCAACCTCGATCTCCTGACGGGGGCTTCGGGCAGCGTCAACGCCGCGCTCATCGCGCCGCTGCCCGTGCTGTTCGTGGCGGGAGTGGCCCTGGCCCTGAGGATCCGACAACGCGAACCGCGGGCGTACGAACGGCTGACGACAGTGGACGCGGAGAGCGTGTGA
- a CDS encoding TetR/AcrR family transcriptional regulator yields MGRGRPHIPVLSADLIAREALALIDAEGSDAFSLPRLAARLGVKTASLYNHLDGRAEVIEGVRRLIVEEMDVSAFDTLPWPDALAAWARSYRDAFARHPHSIDLLATTTISSPATLSMYEAVVAALARGGWPRERLIAAMTSVESFLLGSALDLVAPPLMIDPAGHAPQVPVLAAALESAVGGDKAGRAEDAFASGLDALVRGLVAQLAELRGE; encoded by the coding sequence ATGGGCAGAGGGAGACCGCACATACCGGTGCTCAGCGCGGACCTGATAGCGCGGGAGGCCCTCGCGCTGATCGACGCCGAGGGATCCGACGCGTTCAGCCTGCCCCGCCTGGCCGCGCGGCTCGGCGTGAAGACCGCATCGCTCTACAACCATCTGGACGGCCGCGCCGAGGTCATCGAGGGCGTACGGCGTCTGATCGTCGAGGAGATGGACGTCTCCGCCTTCGACACGCTGCCGTGGCCCGACGCCCTTGCCGCGTGGGCCCGTTCGTACCGCGACGCCTTCGCCAGGCATCCGCACTCCATCGACCTGCTGGCCACCACGACCATCAGCTCACCGGCCACACTCAGCATGTACGAGGCGGTCGTGGCGGCGCTGGCCCGTGGCGGCTGGCCGCGGGAGCGGCTGATCGCGGCCATGACCAGCGTCGAGTCGTTCCTCCTGGGTTCGGCGCTCGACCTCGTGGCGCCGCCGCTGATGATCGACCCGGCAGGGCACGCGCCACAGGTGCCCGTCCTGGCGGCGGCGCTGGAGAGCGCCGTCGGCGGTGACAAGGCGGGGCGGGCCGAGGACGCGTTCGCTTCGGGGCTCGACGCGCTGGTCCGCGGGCTCGTTGCCCAACTTGCCGAGCTGCGCGGGGAGTAG
- a CDS encoding transcriptional regulator produces the protein MTRTPQHLLDDVVAQLAPDPAANPLVPRLADGTANRSAITALALEQRSVIPADRLSFLHLAERSAATGEEACAAFFRTLAEGETLAFDRLGALIEACGVDKTDADAYEPRAGCQAYPAYVAWLALNGDPVDVVLALTANFASWGAYCATLARALPTRYGFSEEACGFFVFFAEPAPDLERQALAAVRAGMDRGLDASGSALRYGKLLQRYEAMFWETLA, from the coding sequence ATGACACGGACCCCACAGCATCTGCTCGACGACGTGGTGGCGCAGCTCGCGCCGGACCCGGCGGCCAATCCGCTCGTCCCGCGCCTCGCGGACGGCACCGCGAACCGTTCCGCGATCACCGCTCTCGCTCTGGAGCAGCGCTCCGTGATCCCCGCGGACCGCCTCTCCTTCCTGCACCTGGCCGAACGCTCGGCCGCCACCGGAGAAGAGGCGTGCGCGGCCTTCTTCCGCACCCTCGCCGAAGGCGAGACGCTCGCCTTCGACCGGCTCGGCGCCCTGATCGAGGCCTGCGGCGTGGACAAGACCGACGCCGACGCGTACGAACCGCGCGCGGGCTGCCAGGCCTATCCGGCGTACGTGGCCTGGCTCGCCCTGAACGGCGATCCCGTCGACGTGGTCCTCGCCCTGACCGCCAACTTCGCGTCCTGGGGCGCCTATTGCGCGACGCTCGCCCGTGCGCTGCCGACGCGCTACGGCTTCAGCGAGGAGGCCTGCGGCTTCTTCGTCTTCTTCGCCGAGCCCGCGCCCGACCTGGAGCGGCAGGCACTCGCCGCGGTGCGCGCGGGCATGGACCGGGGCCTCGACGCGAGCGGGTCCGCTCTGCGCTACGGGAAGCTCCTCCAGCGGTACGAGGCGATGTTCTGGGAGACGCTCGCCTAG
- a CDS encoding tellurite resistance TerB family protein → MALWDRVKESASTMQTQLMAKKNDLKSGAFRDSSMAMCALVAAADGSIDPSERQRVAQLIATNEVLQNFPADELRRRFDDYLDKLTADFAFGKVSVLQEVAKAKKKPAEARAVVQIGIVIGGADGDFDPTERAVVREACFALDLPPHEFDL, encoded by the coding sequence ATGGCCCTGTGGGACCGCGTCAAGGAATCCGCATCGACGATGCAGACCCAGCTCATGGCGAAGAAGAACGACCTCAAGAGCGGCGCCTTCCGCGACTCCAGTATGGCGATGTGCGCCCTCGTGGCGGCCGCGGACGGCTCCATCGACCCGTCCGAACGGCAGCGCGTGGCCCAGCTCATCGCCACGAACGAGGTGCTGCAGAACTTCCCCGCCGACGAGTTGCGGCGCCGTTTCGACGACTACCTCGACAAGCTGACCGCGGACTTCGCGTTCGGCAAGGTCAGCGTGTTGCAGGAGGTCGCCAAGGCGAAGAAGAAGCCCGCCGAAGCGCGTGCCGTGGTGCAGATCGGCATCGTCATCGGCGGCGCGGACGGCGACTTCGACCCGACGGAGCGGGCGGTCGTGCGGGAGGCGTGCTTCGCCCTCGACCTGCCGCCGCACGAGTTCGACCTCTGA
- a CDS encoding TerD family protein yields MGVSLAKGGNVSLSKEAPGLTAVLVGLGWDVRTTTGTDYDLDASALLCDDSGKVVSDQHFIFYNQLKSPDGSVEHTGDNLTGEGEGDDEAVKVNLAQVPAEITKIVFPVSIHDAENRGQSFGQVRGAFIRVVNQADNVEIARYDLTEDASTETAMVFGELYRHGTEWKFRAVGQGYASGLRGIASDFGVNV; encoded by the coding sequence GTGGGAGTTTCCCTGGCCAAGGGCGGCAATGTCTCGCTCAGCAAGGAGGCCCCCGGCCTCACCGCCGTCCTGGTCGGCCTGGGCTGGGACGTCCGCACGACCACCGGCACGGACTACGACCTCGACGCCAGCGCACTGCTCTGCGACGACTCGGGGAAGGTCGTGTCCGACCAGCACTTCATCTTCTACAACCAGCTCAAGAGCCCCGACGGTTCGGTCGAGCACACCGGCGACAACCTCACCGGTGAGGGCGAGGGCGACGACGAGGCCGTGAAGGTGAACCTCGCGCAGGTGCCCGCCGAGATCACGAAGATCGTCTTCCCGGTGTCCATCCACGACGCCGAGAACCGCGGCCAGAGCTTCGGCCAGGTCCGAGGCGCCTTCATCCGCGTGGTCAACCAGGCGGACAACGTGGAGATCGCCCGCTACGACCTGACCGAGGACGCGTCGACCGAGACCGCCATGGTCTTCGGCGAGCTCTACCGCCACGGCACGGAGTGGAAATTCCGCGCGGTCGGCCAGGGTTATGCCAGTGGGCTGCGCGGCATCGCGTCGGACTTCGGCGTGAATGTCTGA
- a CDS encoding CoA-binding protein — protein MYGDPATVRKILTELGDTWAVVGLSTNEERAAYGVAGVLQRYGKRIVPIHPKAEAVHGEQGYPSLSAVPFKIDVVDVFLNSALAGQAAEEAVAIGAQAVWFQLGVVDEAAYERTRAAGLEMVMDRCPAIELPML, from the coding sequence GTGTACGGCGATCCGGCAACAGTGCGCAAGATCCTGACGGAGCTCGGAGACACCTGGGCGGTCGTGGGCCTGTCCACGAACGAGGAGCGAGCGGCGTACGGGGTCGCGGGCGTCCTGCAGCGGTACGGCAAGCGCATCGTCCCGATCCACCCGAAGGCCGAGGCGGTACACGGCGAGCAGGGCTACCCGTCCCTCTCCGCGGTGCCGTTCAAGATCGACGTCGTCGACGTCTTCCTCAACAGCGCCCTCGCGGGCCAGGCCGCCGAGGAAGCCGTCGCGATCGGCGCACAGGCGGTCTGGTTCCAGCTGGGCGTCGTAGACGAAGCGGCGTACGAACGGACGCGGGCGGCGGGCCTTGAGATGGTGATGGACCGTTGCCCGGCGATCGAACTCCCCATGCTGTAA
- a CDS encoding ABC transporter permease codes for MNATSVAVRAGLARGLIELRQSFTNGGDVVSHLLWPVLMLTVLFFMRDTAFGTSGLLLGTLALPSILGMNAAMGMVSMSQALTAEREDGTLLRAKATPNGMPGYLIGKVVSVAGGLLADLAILVIPGVLIVEGLAIGGPGSWLTLAWVLVLGMVATLPIGAILGSVFTSARSQGLIQLPVMGMIAISGIFYPITALPDWLQWVAQAFPVYWLGLGMRSALLPDSAAGIEIADSWRHWETAGALGAWAALGLLVAPAVLRRMARRESGSNVAKRRERALRRVG; via the coding sequence GTGAACGCGACGAGCGTGGCGGTCCGGGCGGGCTTGGCCCGGGGCCTGATCGAACTGCGGCAGTCGTTCACCAACGGCGGCGACGTGGTCTCCCACCTGCTCTGGCCGGTGCTGATGCTGACCGTCCTGTTCTTCATGCGGGACACGGCGTTCGGCACGAGCGGACTGCTGCTCGGCACCCTCGCCCTGCCGAGCATTCTCGGCATGAACGCGGCGATGGGCATGGTCAGCATGAGCCAGGCGCTCACGGCCGAACGCGAGGACGGCACCCTACTGCGCGCCAAGGCCACGCCGAACGGGATGCCGGGCTACCTCATCGGCAAGGTCGTCTCCGTGGCCGGCGGCCTGCTCGCCGACCTCGCGATCCTGGTGATCCCCGGGGTCCTGATCGTCGAGGGCCTCGCGATCGGAGGCCCCGGCTCCTGGCTGACGCTGGCCTGGGTGCTGGTCCTCGGCATGGTCGCGACGCTTCCCATCGGCGCGATCCTCGGCTCGGTGTTCACCAGCGCGCGCAGCCAGGGCCTGATCCAGCTGCCGGTCATGGGCATGATCGCGATCTCCGGCATCTTCTACCCGATCACCGCCCTGCCGGACTGGCTGCAATGGGTCGCCCAGGCGTTCCCCGTCTACTGGCTCGGCCTGGGCATGCGCTCGGCCCTGCTGCCGGACAGCGCGGCCGGCATCGAGATCGCCGACTCCTGGCGGCACTGGGAGACGGCCGGGGCGCTGGGCGCCTGGGCAGCGCTCGGCCTGCTGGTGGCCCCCGCCGTACTGCGCCGGATGGCACGCAGGGAGTCGGGCTCCAACGTGGCGAAACGCCGGGAGAGGGCGCTGCGGCGGGTGGGGTGA